One Streptomyces sp. 840.1 genomic window, AAGACGACCAGCCAGCGGGTGTCCAGCTTGCCGCTGTCCTGGTCCCGGTTGGAGTCGGTGTTCGCGACGAACCACCTCGGCCAGCCCGCCTTCTTGGGGATGACGTAGTTCGCGTCGGTCAGCTCCAGCGGCCGGTGGTTCGCGTTGCCGGCCGGGCTGTTCTTGTGCCGGGCCGTCAGGCCCGCCTGGTTGATCGCCCCGAGCGAGCCGCCGATCTCGTCGGCGTCCAGCGCCGGATCGTAGGCCTTGTCCGCCGCGTTGTACGCGGCGGTGAAGGTCTTCAGGGCCTGCGCGGCCTCAGACTCCGTCGCCGCCGGCACGACTTCCAGCTCGCCGTGCACCGTCACGCATCCGCTCGCCGTCATGCTCAGCACCGTCGCCGCCGCGAGCCCCGTCGCCAGCCGAACCGGCCTCAGACTTCTCATCCGTTGCTTTCTGCGCCTTCTGATCCGTCGCCCCCACTGACCGTGCGAACCCTACCGGGGCGAGGAAGAGCGCGAGCGTGGGGATCAGGTACAGCGCCCACACCGTGATCTGGAGAACCGTCGGATCGGGCTGGAAGTTGAAGGTGCCCTTCAGCAGCGTGCCGTACCAGCTGTCCGGCGGGATCGTGGCGCTGATGTCGAACGCCCGGTTCTGCAGACCGCCCAGGAACTCGGCCTCCTGCAGGTCGTGCACCCCGTAGGCGAGGACGCCCGCCGCGACGACCACCAGCATGCCGCCGGTCCAGGTGAAGAACTTCGCCAGGTTGATCTTCAGCGCGCCCCGGTAGAACAGCCACCCCAGCACCACGGCGGCGGCGATGCCCAGCACCGCGCCGATCATCGGATGCCAGCCGTCGTCCGCCGCGTGCACCGCGCGCCACACGAACAGCGAGGTCTCAAGTCCCTCCCGGCCCACCGCGAGCAGCGCCGTGGCGACGAGGGCGCCGGTGCCCATCGCGAGCGCCGCGTCGAGCTTGCCGTGCAGCTCCGCCTTCAGGTGCCGGGCGGTGCGCCGCATCCAGAAGACCATCCAGGTGACCAGGCCGACCGAGAGGATCGACAGCGAGCCGCCGAGCGCCTCCTGCGCCTTGAACGTCATCTCCTGGGAGCCGAATTCGAGCCCCGCGCCGAACGCCAGGCTGACGACGACCGCGATGCCGACGCCGACCCAGATGGGCTTCAGCCTGTTCCGGTTTCCGGTCTTCACCAGGTAGGCGATGAGAATGCAGACGACCAGGCTGGCCTCAAGGCCCTCGCGCAGGCCGATCAGGAAGTTACTGAACACGATTCGGGTCCCTTTCCGCTTCGGGGTACTTGAGAACGACTACGAGAACAGCGTCCGGCCCCACCAGTCGTCCTTGTCGCGGACGCCCGGCGGGACGGCGAAGTGCGCCGAACCCACGTGCTGGATGTACTCGTTGAGCGCGTCGTGCGCCGCCAGGCGGCGCTGGAGCGGCACGAACGCCTCCCGGGTGTCGCGTTGGTACGCCAGGAAGAACAGCCCGGCGTCGAGACGGCCCAGACCGTCCGTCCCGTCGGTGAAGGAGTAGCCGCGCCGCAGGATCGTCGCCCCTGCGTTGCTGTCGGGGTGCGCGAGCCGTACGTGGGCGGTCGGCAGCATCGCCTTCAGGAACGGCTCGTCGCGCTCCTTGGCCTTGCCGACCGGGGCGCCCTCGCCCTTGTCGCGGCCGAAGACGTCCTCCTGCTCCTGGAGCGGGGCGCGGTCCCAGGTCTCGATGTGCATCCGGATGCGCCGGGCCACCAGATAGGAGCCCCCGGTCATCCAGCCCGCCCGGTCCTTCCCGCCGACCCAGACGTGCTTGTCCAGGGCGGCGGTGTCGGTGCCGGAGATGTTCCGGGTGCCGTCCTTGAAGCCCATCATGTTGCGGGGGGTCTGGGCGCCGGGCGTCGTGGACGACGTCTTGCCGAAGCCCAGCTGGGACCAGCGGATCGCGGTGCGGCCCATGCCGATCCTTGCCAGGTTGCGGATGGCGTGCACCGCCACCTGCGGGTCGTCCGCGCAGGCCTGGACGCACAGATCGCCGCCGCTGCGGGCCGCGTCGAGGTTGTCGCCGGGGAACTTCGGCAGATCGACGAGCGCGTCGGGCCGCCTGTCCTCCAGGCCGAAGCGCCCCTTGGCGAACAGCGTGGGGCCGAAGCCGATGGTCAGCGTCAGCCGGGACGGCTTGAGGCCCAGCGCCTCGCCCGTGTCGTCCGGCGGGGCCTCCGCCAGACCCCCGTACGCACCGTCGCCGACCGCGTGCCCGGCCGTCATCCGCTCGGCGGCCCGGGTCCACTCCTTGAGCAGCGCGACGAGTTCGGCCCGGTCCTTCGTGGTCACGTCGAACGCGGCGAAGTGCAGCCGGTCCTGGACGGCGGTGGCGATCCCGGCCTGGTGCGCACCGTGGAACGGCACCGCCGCCCCGCTGTCCGCGGCCGGGACCGGTGCGTCGTCGGAGCGGACCGCGGCGACCGCGCCGCCGGCCGCCACCGCGCCGAGCGCGAGTCCGGCGCCGCCCCAGCCGAGCAGCGCCCGCCGTGAGGGGGCGCCGCCGGGGCCCGGGGTGGCCGGGGACCCGGGGTCCGGGCTCTCGCCGGCCGTGTTCTGCGTGTCCTCGGACATGCCCGGAGCCTTTCTGTGCCTCGTTACTTGGTGACCGCGGCGGCGAGCCTGGAGAGCGGCTCGGCCAGTGCGTTGACCGCGTCGGACAGGTCCTTGCGGTCCGCCTTGCCGACCTTCTCGTACGAGGTGAACTCGTAGGACGTCTTGTCCTTGCGGTAGGTGTCCAGCAGCTTGTTCAGCTCCGCGAACCGCTTGTCCAGGGTGGCCGACAGGGCCGCGTCGTTCTTCGAGGCGATCGGCTTCAGCAGCTCGTAGGACTTCTCGGCACCCTCGACGTTGGCCTTGAAGTCGATCAGGTCGGTGTGGCTGTAGCGCTCCTCCTCGCCGGTGACCTTGCCGGTCGCGACCTCGTCGAGGAGTTCCTTGGCGCCGTTGGCCATCGAGGTCGGGGTGATCTCCGCCGTGCCGACGCGCTTCTGCCAGTCGAGCAGGTCCTTCTGGAGGGCCGGGGCGAGTGCCTTCTCCTCGGCGCCCAGCTTCTTGTCCTGCCACAGCGCCTTCTCCAGGCGGTGCCAGCCGGTCCACTTCTGGCCGTCCTCCAGGCCGTCCGCGCGGACGTCGACCTTCGGGTCGATGTCACCGAAGGACTCCGCGACGGGCTCGGTCCGCTCCCAGCCGAGCCGGGATTCGGCGTACGCCTTCTTGGCGGCCTCGATGTCCCCGGCGGCGACCGCGTCCGTGAAGACCTTCGCCTTGGGCAGCGTCGCGTCGGCCTGGTCCTGGACGTAGGTGCGGTAGGCGGCGACGGCCTTGTCCATCTCGGGGCTGCGCTTGGCCGCGCTGCCCCCGCTGATCTCCAGCTTCTGCCGGATGCCGTGGCCCTTCATGCCGGGCTTGCAGGCGATCTCGTACGAACCGGCCTTGATCTCCGCCGTGATGGTGGCCTTGGTGCCGGGGCCGATGTTCTCGCGCTCGGCGACGATGCGGTCGTCCGGGAACAGGACGTAGACCTCGGTGACCTTGGATCCCTTGTTCTGGACGGCCAGTTCGACGTGACCGGCCGGCAGCTTCGTCTTCGACACCTCGCAGGAGTCGTCCTTCGCGACGACCTGCACGGCGCCGTCCCCCTTGCCGTCGCTCTTCTCGGCGCAGCCCGTGACAGCGGTCAGGGCGGCCACGGTGGCGGCAGCGGTGACGACGGAGAGACGAACGGCTCGCATACGGGCTCCACATGAGGATGAAGGAAGAAGACAGAGGGACGGACCGGGACAGGTGAGGCGGACCTAACTTAACCGACCCTTACCTGACCGATACCCACCCGCGCAGTGATTCAGCTCTCACCGCGCCCGCAGGGGAACGGGGGGATCACGACCGACCCATGGGCGAGCCCGGACGAGGTAAAGAGCTGGTCAAGCGCTCCGGTCGGGCACCACGAGCGGCGCCCCGGTGCGCGGATGCGGGAACACCTCGACCGGCTGCCGGTAGACCTCGCCGAGCAACGCACCCGTGAACACCTCGGCGGGCGGCCCCACCACCGCGATCCGCCCGTCGTGCAGCACGGCGGCCCGGTCCGCGTACGCGGCGGCCAGCCCCAGATCGTGCAGGACCACCACCACCGCGTCACCGGCGGCGGCCCGCTCCTGGCAGATCCGCAGCACGAGTTCCTGGTGGCGCAGGTCCAGCGCCGCGGTCGGCTCGTCGAGCAGCAGCAGCGGGGCGCGCTGCGCCAGCACCCGGGCCAGCGCGACCCGGGCCCGCTCGCCGCCGGACAGTGCGGAGAAGGGGCGTGCGGCGAACTCGGTGACCTCGGTGGCCGCCATCGCCGCCCGGACCGCCGGACCGTCCTCGTCCTCGCGCTCCGTACCGGCCCAGGGCGCCCGCCCCATCCGTACGACGTCCGCCACCGGGAACGGGAAGGAGAGCGCGGCGGACTGCGGCAGCACCGCGCGGCGCAGGGCGAGTTCCGGCGCGGACCACTCGCCCACCGGCCGCCCGTCGATCCGTACCGTGCCGCTCCCGGCGGGCAGGTCCGCGGCGAGCGCGGCCAGCAGCGTCGACTTCCCGGCCCCGTTCGGGCCGACGAGCGCCAGCACCTCGCCCGCGTGCACCGTCAGCCCGACGGAGTCGAGCACCTGGCGCCCGCCCAGCCGGACCCGCAGCCCGCTCACCTCCGCGACCGGGGCGCCGGGGGCGACCGGGGCGGGCAGCAGCCGGTCGCGCACCGCGAAGAGGTTCCGCAGCGATCTCATGCCCAACCACCTTGCTTGCGACGGGTCCTGCGCAGCAGCCAGAAGAAGAACGGGCTGCCGATGAGCGCGGTCAGCACGCCGAGCGGCAGCTCGGCCGGGTCCGCGACGGTACGGGCCGCGAGATCGCCCGCGACCAGCACCAGCGCACCGCCGAGCGCACTGCCGGGGACCAGGAAACGGTGGCCGGGGCCGTTCGCCATCCGCAGCAGATGCGGCACCAGCAGCCCCACGAACGAGATGATCCCGGCGACCGCCACCGCGGCGGCGGTCAGCAGCGCCACGACCAGCACCAGCACCACCCGGAGCCGCTCCACATCGACGCCCAGGTGCCGGGCGGGCCGTTCACCGAGCGCCAGCAGGTCCAGCTTGCGGGCGTAGAACGGTGCGAGGAGCAGTCCGAGCGCCGCGCACGGCAGCACGGCCAGCACCTTCGGCCAGGTGGCCTGGGCCAGTGAGCCGAGCTGCCAGAAGGTGATCTGGCTGATCTGCGCGTTGTCCGCGAAGAAGATGAACAGCCCGATCAGCGCGCCCGCGAAGGCGTTGACGGCGATGCCCGTGAGGATCAGCGTCACCACCTCCGTCCGGCCGCCCGACCGCGACAGCGCGTAGACGAGCAGCACGGTCAGCAGACCGGCGACGAACGCGCAGACGGTGATGGTCCAGTTGCCGAAGAAGCTCAGTCCCAGCGCGATCGAGGCGACCGCGC contains:
- the efeB gene encoding iron uptake transporter deferrochelatase/peroxidase subunit codes for the protein MSEDTQNTAGESPDPGSPATPGPGGAPSRRALLGWGGAGLALGAVAAGGAVAAVRSDDAPVPAADSGAAVPFHGAHQAGIATAVQDRLHFAAFDVTTKDRAELVALLKEWTRAAERMTAGHAVGDGAYGGLAEAPPDDTGEALGLKPSRLTLTIGFGPTLFAKGRFGLEDRRPDALVDLPKFPGDNLDAARSGGDLCVQACADDPQVAVHAIRNLARIGMGRTAIRWSQLGFGKTSSTTPGAQTPRNMMGFKDGTRNISGTDTAALDKHVWVGGKDRAGWMTGGSYLVARRIRMHIETWDRAPLQEQEDVFGRDKGEGAPVGKAKERDEPFLKAMLPTAHVRLAHPDSNAGATILRRGYSFTDGTDGLGRLDAGLFFLAYQRDTREAFVPLQRRLAAHDALNEYIQHVGSAHFAVPPGVRDKDDWWGRTLFS
- the efeO gene encoding iron uptake system protein EfeO, giving the protein MRAVRLSVVTAAATVAALTAVTGCAEKSDGKGDGAVQVVAKDDSCEVSKTKLPAGHVELAVQNKGSKVTEVYVLFPDDRIVAERENIGPGTKATITAEIKAGSYEIACKPGMKGHGIRQKLEISGGSAAKRSPEMDKAVAAYRTYVQDQADATLPKAKVFTDAVAAGDIEAAKKAYAESRLGWERTEPVAESFGDIDPKVDVRADGLEDGQKWTGWHRLEKALWQDKKLGAEEKALAPALQKDLLDWQKRVGTAEITPTSMANGAKELLDEVATGKVTGEEERYSHTDLIDFKANVEGAEKSYELLKPIASKNDAALSATLDKRFAELNKLLDTYRKDKTSYEFTSYEKVGKADRKDLSDAVNALAEPLSRLAAAVTK
- a CDS encoding heme ABC transporter ATP-binding protein produces the protein MRSLRNLFAVRDRLLPAPVAPGAPVAEVSGLRVRLGGRQVLDSVGLTVHAGEVLALVGPNGAGKSTLLAALAADLPAGSGTVRIDGRPVGEWSAPELALRRAVLPQSAALSFPFPVADVVRMGRAPWAGTEREDEDGPAVRAAMAATEVTEFAARPFSALSGGERARVALARVLAQRAPLLLLDEPTAALDLRHQELVLRICQERAAAGDAVVVVLHDLGLAAAYADRAAVLHDGRIAVVGPPAEVFTGALLGEVYRQPVEVFPHPRTGAPLVVPDRSA
- a CDS encoding iron ABC transporter permease, which produces MTTSYREHTGRTGADASTDTGAGAGLPGTGAAPAPPPGARRSTALTLTVGLLAALVLCSLLSAGLGAYNIPLGDVLASVQHRVGLGGHALDRVGESVLWNVRLPRVVLALLVGASLGCAGALMQGVFGNPLAEPGVIGISAGAAVGAVASIALGLSFFGNWTITVCAFVAGLLTVLLVYALSRSGGRTEVVTLILTGIAVNAFAGALIGLFIFFADNAQISQITFWQLGSLAQATWPKVLAVLPCAALGLLLAPFYARKLDLLALGERPARHLGVDVERLRVVLVLVVALLTAAAVAVAGIISFVGLLVPHLLRMANGPGHRFLVPGSALGGALVLVAGDLAARTVADPAELPLGVLTALIGSPFFFWLLRRTRRKQGGWA
- the efeU gene encoding iron uptake transporter permease EfeU — encoded protein: MFSNFLIGLREGLEASLVVCILIAYLVKTGNRNRLKPIWVGVGIAVVVSLAFGAGLEFGSQEMTFKAQEALGGSLSILSVGLVTWMVFWMRRTARHLKAELHGKLDAALAMGTGALVATALLAVGREGLETSLFVWRAVHAADDGWHPMIGAVLGIAAAVVLGWLFYRGALKINLAKFFTWTGGMLVVVAAGVLAYGVHDLQEAEFLGGLQNRAFDISATIPPDSWYGTLLKGTFNFQPDPTVLQITVWALYLIPTLALFLAPVGFARSVGATDQKAQKATDEKSEAGSAGDGARGGDGAEHDGERMRDGARRAGSRAGGDGV